In the Desulfovibrio sp. Huiquan2017 genome, TGAAGCTCCATGCAGAACTCGTGGGCGCGGCGGATGTCGGCGGGGATGGACGAGGCGGCCCCGGCGAAATAGGCCTGGGTCTTGTCCGTATGGTAACCTTCGAGCTGGAAGCCGATGTCGAGCATGAGCGGCTCACCCTCCCGCCAGATCTTGTTTGCGTTCCCCATAAGCGCCGAGGCGGGATGCTCGCCGCGCAATCCCAAGGGCCCGTTGAACCCGCTGGGGTAGTTGCCGGAATCCCCGGCCGAGACATGGCCCAGGAAAGCCTCTTCGTCGTGAGCCTGCATGCGCAGAATGCCCATATGCCCTTCGCCGAAGAAGACCTCCCACGCCTTGTGAGCGATCTCGCGCTCGGTCATGCCGGGATGGATCCTGCCGGGCAGGACGTCATACAGGCAGTGATGGTGCTTTTCGCCGCAGCGGCGCAGGATGTCCAGCTCGAACTCGGACTTGACCATTCTGGCCAAGGCCACGGCATGATCGCCGGGAACGAGGGTGTAATCCTTAAGCTTGGCCGCCAGCATGGTCCCGAGCTGCCAGGTGAGCCCGGACATGACCGCGGCCAGGGTCGGGGTAAAGGGACTGCCGACGTCAGCGCACAGGCCGGGCAGTTCCGAATAGGATTTGTATGGAAGGATATGATCGATGCCCGCCTCCAGCCGGGCCCGGTTAACGCCCTTGCGGATGAGCAGCACGGAATCGCCCTCGAGCGGAACCCAAAGCACGCCCTGGCCGAACGTGCCGGTCAGGTAGTAGATGTTCAGCCTGGAAAAGACTAGGATGCCGCCCGCTTCGGGAGCGAGAACATGCAGATGGCGCCGAACGGCGTCACGGCGGCGCTTCAGTTCTTCTTCGGGGATACGGGCAAGGGCTTCGAACATGGGGAGGCTCCTTCAAGGATATATCGACTAGGCAATCGGAAGGCTTTGCTGTACAACGGCCTTCGCAATCAACGAGGTATCGAACTATGCTGATCGACATCAAAGAGCTAGCGCCCCTGCTGCGCGAGGTCAAGACCATCGCGGTGATCGGAGCCGTGGACAAACCGGGACGCCCCGTGGACATGGTGGGCCGCGCCCTCATCGACATGGGCTTCACCGTCATCCCCGTCCACCCAAAACGCACCGATGTCTGGGGATTGGCCACCTACCCCACCCTGGGCGACATTCCCGTGCCCGTGGACCTGGTGGACGTTTTCCGGGCCCCGCAGTTCTGCCCGGATCACGCCCGCGAAACCCTGGCCCTGGAGCCGCGGCCGAAGGTTTTCTGGATGCAGTCCGGCATCGTCAGCCCCGAAGCCCGCAACATCCTCGCCGGAAGCGGCATCACCGTGGTCGAAGATCACTGCACCCAGGTCGAAATGCGGGCCATGGGGATCCGCCCATGACCGTGGCCGCCTTCACCTGCCGCATGTGCGGCCATTGTTGCCAGGGCGAGGGCGGCATCGTCATGACCGACAAGGACCGCGAACGGCTCGCCGACTTTCTCGATATTTCCGTGGAGGAACTGGTCGCGCGCTACGCCCATACGCGCGGCGGCAAGATTCAGCTCAACGTGGGCGAGGACAACTACTGCGTCTTTTACAAAGACGGCTGTGGAGTGCACCCCGGCCGCCCCGACATCTGCCGGGCCTGGCCCTATTTCCGGGGCAACCTCATCGACGAAACCAGTTGGGAAATGATTCAGGAATACTGTCCCGGCATAAATCCGGAAGCCGGCCACGCTGAATTCGTCCGCCAGGGGCGCGCCTATTTGCGCGAGCACGGCCTTTTGCGCTATGATCCCGACACGTCGCCCAACGCATTGATTTCCGACGAGTAAACCAAGGACGCATCCCATGAATCTCCAGGAATGCCTCAAAGAGCTTCAGCTCGCCCCCGGGGCGAACCTGGAAGAGGTCAAATCCGCCTTCCGCAAACTGGCCTTCAAGTACCACCCGGACCTGAACCCGAGCCCCCGGGCCGCCGAACGGTTCCGCGTGGTCAACGAGGCCTACGTCACGGCCCGCAAGATCCTGGACGAAGCAGGTCCGGCACGGACCGCGTCTCGCGGCCCCGATTCGGAAGGCCCGAAGACCGGCCGCGAACAAGGGGCCAAGGCCTACGCACGCCAACAGGGCAAAACGGTCCCGCCCAAACCGGAAAGAAGACGGCGCTCCACCCGGGCCAGGACTCAAAGCTATTATTACAAGGAAGAGGAAGTCCTGCGGACCATCCTCAACGACCCCTTTGCCAAGAAGGTGTTCGAGGACATCTACTCCCAGATCCGCAAGGACAAACCCGGCTACAAGGGACCGCTGGAACTCAAGAAGCGCAGTCTGCAACTGCACTGGGGCGAGCGGACCCTCAACCTGGACTTCTCCAAGGGCATCAAGGGATGGCTCAAGGGCCAGATGGACTTTGAGCAGACCGTCCACTATCCGGCCTCCCACCTCCTGCCGGGCCGCAAGATCCGCATCACCGTGGAACATCCCTTCACCAAGGGGACCAAGACCATCGAGGTCACCCTGCCCCGGGATTTCGTGGTCGGCCGTCCCATCCGGCTCAAGGGACTGGGCCGCAAGCTCGGCCCTTTCAAGGGCGACCTGCTTTTGCGCATCCTCGGAAAATGACAATTTCAGGGCCGAAATCCGCCTCGGCCAACCCCCTGCCGAAACGAACATTTGCCAATTCTGGCATACACTTTTGCCGCTGAAATAAAAGCCTTGTTTTCCACCGGTATTTTTACTAGTCGCTGTAGCATACCGAGTATAAAGCGGAGGAACCCCCATGCTCGCCATCTTCGATTACAAGGCGGGGAACCAGACCAGCGTCCACAGGGCCCTGGAGCATCTGGGTATCCCGAATGAAATTACCAACGATCCGGAAAAATTGGACAAAGCCTCAGGGATCATCTTTCCGGGCGTTGGCGCCGCAGGCCAAGCCATGGAAGAACTGGAATCCGGCGGCCTCGACGAAGTCATCAAGAAACTCATCGGGCAAAAGAAGCCCGTGCTGGGCATTTGCGTGGGCTGCCAGATTCTCCTGGACTACTCCGAGGAAAACGACACCAAGGCCCTGGAGGTCATCCCCGGCGAATGCCGCCTGTTCAACCCTTCCTGGGTGGACTACGAGGACATTCAAATCCGCGTGCCGCACATGGGCTGGAACCAGGTGGAGCTGCTCAAGGAATGCGAACTCTTCGACGGAATCGACCCGGACGCGGATTTCTACTTCGTGCACAGCTACTACCCCGCCCCCAAGGAGGAGTTCGTCATCGGCACCACCCGCTACGGCATCGACTTCTGCTCAGTGCATGGCCGCAAGGGACTGTGGGCCGTTCAATTCCACCCGGAAAAGAGCGGCCGTCCCGGCCTGAAGATGCTCCGCAATTTCTACGACTACTGTCTGGAGGCCTCCGATGCTGAGTAAACGCGTCATCCCCTGCCTCGACGTGCGCAACGGCCGTCTGACCAAGGGCATCAAGTTCGAGGGCAACGTGGACATCGGCGACCCGGTTGAATCCGCCAGGCGATACTACGAGGAAGGCGCGGACGAAATCGTCTTCTACGACATCACCGCCTCGCACGAAGCGCGCGGCATCTTCCTGGACGTGGTCGAAAAAGTCGCCTCCCAGATTTTCATACCCTTCTCCGTGGGCGGCGGCATCAACACCGTGGCCGACATGCGCGATGTGCTCGTGGCCGGAGCGGAAAAGGTCTCGGTCAACTCCGGCGCGGTCAAGAACCCCGACATAATCAGCGAAGGCGCGGCCATGTTCGGCTCCCAGTGCGTGGTGCTCGGCATGGACGTCAAACGCGTGCCCAAATCCGAAGACATCCCCTCGGGTTTCGAGATCGTCATCCACGGCGGCCGCAAATACATGGGCATGGACGCCATCGAATGGG is a window encoding:
- a CDS encoding J domain-containing protein, producing MNLQECLKELQLAPGANLEEVKSAFRKLAFKYHPDLNPSPRAAERFRVVNEAYVTARKILDEAGPARTASRGPDSEGPKTGREQGAKAYARQQGKTVPPKPERRRRSTRARTQSYYYKEEEVLRTILNDPFAKKVFEDIYSQIRKDKPGYKGPLELKKRSLQLHWGERTLNLDFSKGIKGWLKGQMDFEQTVHYPASHLLPGRKIRITVEHPFTKGTKTIEVTLPRDFVVGRPIRLKGLGRKLGPFKGDLLLRILGK
- a CDS encoding CoA-binding protein; its protein translation is MLIDIKELAPLLREVKTIAVIGAVDKPGRPVDMVGRALIDMGFTVIPVHPKRTDVWGLATYPTLGDIPVPVDLVDVFRAPQFCPDHARETLALEPRPKVFWMQSGIVSPEARNILAGSGITVVEDHCTQVEMRAMGIRP
- a CDS encoding YkgJ family cysteine cluster protein; this encodes MTVAAFTCRMCGHCCQGEGGIVMTDKDRERLADFLDISVEELVARYAHTRGGKIQLNVGEDNYCVFYKDGCGVHPGRPDICRAWPYFRGNLIDETSWEMIQEYCPGINPEAGHAEFVRQGRAYLREHGLLRYDPDTSPNALISDE
- the hisF gene encoding imidazole glycerol phosphate synthase subunit HisF, encoding MLSKRVIPCLDVRNGRLTKGIKFEGNVDIGDPVESARRYYEEGADEIVFYDITASHEARGIFLDVVEKVASQIFIPFSVGGGINTVADMRDVLVAGAEKVSVNSGAVKNPDIISEGAAMFGSQCVVLGMDVKRVPKSEDIPSGFEIVIHGGRKYMGMDAIEWAKTGEALGAGEICLNSIDADGVKNGYDLELTRLVAESVTIPVIASGGAGNPQHMVDAVTEGKATAALIASIVHYGEYTIPQIKKYMSEHGVQTRMVW
- the hisH gene encoding imidazole glycerol phosphate synthase subunit HisH, which gives rise to MLAIFDYKAGNQTSVHRALEHLGIPNEITNDPEKLDKASGIIFPGVGAAGQAMEELESGGLDEVIKKLIGQKKPVLGICVGCQILLDYSEENDTKALEVIPGECRLFNPSWVDYEDIQIRVPHMGWNQVELLKECELFDGIDPDADFYFVHSYYPAPKEEFVIGTTRYGIDFCSVHGRKGLWAVQFHPEKSGRPGLKMLRNFYDYCLEASDAE
- a CDS encoding M24 family metallopeptidase → MFEALARIPEEELKRRRDAVRRHLHVLAPEAGGILVFSRLNIYYLTGTFGQGVLWVPLEGDSVLLIRKGVNRARLEAGIDHILPYKSYSELPGLCADVGSPFTPTLAAVMSGLTWQLGTMLAAKLKDYTLVPGDHAVALARMVKSEFELDILRRCGEKHHHCLYDVLPGRIHPGMTEREIAHKAWEVFFGEGHMGILRMQAHDEEAFLGHVSAGDSGNYPSGFNGPLGLRGEHPASALMGNANKIWREGEPLMLDIGFQLEGYHTDKTQAYFAGAASSIPADIRRAHEFCMELQDWMCAEAGPGVTPETLYVHCVEEAGKRGFADGFMGLDENKVPFVGHGIGLTVDEFPPMAKGFTQPLEQGMVIALEPKQGIRDVAMVGVENTFEITADGCRCISGDRYDMIPVK